The proteins below come from a single Drosophila suzukii chromosome X, CBGP_Dsuzu_IsoJpt1.0, whole genome shotgun sequence genomic window:
- the LOC108019024 gene encoding collagen alpha-2(I) chain — MSNFNRILSGSIVICLALVKFSAVDAQAGTVHWNNGNAAGVGAFSNAQSSGMHPPGSLGGQDPQYSYGYAGIDSRGPYGGAGGNGAYYVSGTDEHGRPFSYGNQAGQPGQPGYMGIRPDPNYPGSYGYQSAAAVITTPVGATLTLVALGLSLATMRL; from the exons ATGTCGAATTTCAATCGGATCTTGAGCGGCAGCATTGTGATCTGCTTGGCACTTGTCAAATTTAGTGCGG TTGACGCTCAGGCCGGAACGGTGCACTGGAACAATGGGAACGCGGCTGGCGTGGGCGCCTTTTCGAACGCCCAGTCGAGTGGAATGCATCCGCCGGGTAGTCTAGGTGGCCAGGATCCGCAGTATAGCTACGGATATGCCGGAATCGATTCCCGGGGTCCCTACGGCGGAGCGGGTGGCAATGGAGCTTACTATGTGAGTGGCACGGATGAGCATGGTCGCCCCTTCTCTTACGGAAACCAGGCCGGTCAGCCGGGACAACCCGGCTACATGGGCATAAGGCCCGATCCCAACTATCCGGGATCTTACGGGTATCAGAGCGCGGCTGCGGTCATCACCACCCCAGTGGGGGCGACCTTGACCCTAGTAGCACTGGGATTATCGCTGGCCACCATGAGACTATGA
- the Hers gene encoding maternal effect protein staufen isoform X4, producing MHAAQMHYSTAYPPNYYAPYPGEVMCYSPPTYQPYFSSKVYQPSHPGHPAAHPQGPPPPGAYRRYPYYQHAGPPPPHELYEQQQPPPPPVSSGSVSGPPQQQPPTSSAGAAGAAGAGAPAGSQLVPAHQQQQQHQHLEHYPGPPSYYAGYSPGGGASAGQCYTRGLQGPYMEYPPQCPCPMPQSCPKNVHTGPHIGSNIISNIDQSSSKNGSSSCSSNMLLSATSNSNISSSSGSSSTLPACSNATTTTTASALTTSRGPVKNVTPINSNSCGDTSNSCSTNTSSSNISSSNSSSQTSETTSRATAATNTNTTATTATTGTQCQMLVKTELKGENPQVTKMQYEAHVMPPPTPPESYCASDEKLLDDQEQEAELELRLRLGLRMEKGHVGQHQHIEAYDLTCTTPPPVTAPQAAAAVPRKARIGKSMAREMVYAAQQQQLPEKQLPEKQLSEKQLKHSKEASTKMETEPEMPFVLKAEIKAETKIKIEHDGEAQASTHISELPDLKPTIKTEPEPELEQDQEPKAAPVPAVAKTEPEPEKQEEQVEEPASEELKPTPGGSKQRINLLASSSGNKKTKTNHSYKSLIKQAEPKNYLCPGRRFIRRHGRAPAKYAKRRQMILTQRQQLRMRQQRREQQQQRRQQREAAAAAAASSSLGATPMEAGVDGLGAKEQAPMMAQGNSSATPSASPKRARPRKQEIAALHLLEGLDTALSRGYFSDPELNHSCRKQAPTAVGGLYTASSPLTPATEHRGKQPAAEKRSKSETKKPAAEAISEATLPCKKPRKQPATKAKGKSKKSSAAAAATVASSAETQAAAATTAATASSAQETNNNEYQTTDLQAQKFLEPPTATDATATATSTSQQQQQHSDEQHQFLVPNQPAVGTTGVAPTAIPPPNRQGQTTHTKRARSRCKFGNRKRQKQRPGGVSYELDVTQPPATKANVVPKWNNGWMWAGKAFQGAVFLNSDDPLVLRTCYPAMRHVEGDIIRIRDCVLLKANEDNELPYVAKVAHLWQNPEDGEMMMSLLWYYRPEHTDQGRQRNDCPDEVYASRHRDHNSVACVEDKCYVLTFSEYCRYRRRLRAAEEDVEDVSIVPRRPSSATAPGFLVRTVPEHTNPELVMFCRRAYEFRTRRLLKLPQKNGLVCSSS from the exons ATGCACGCGGCCCAGATGCACTACTCGACCGCCTATCCGCCCAACTACTACGCGCCATATCCGGGCGAGGTCATGTGCTACTCGCCGCCCACGTACCAGCCCTACTTCTCGAGCAAGGTCTACCAGCCATCGCATCCCGGCCATCCTGCCGCCCATCCGCAGGGTCCGCCGCCGCCGGGCGCCTATCGCCGTTATCCCTACTACCAGCACGCGGGTCCGCCGCCGCCGCACGAGCTCTACGAACAGCAGCAGCCGCCCCCGCCGCCCGTCTCATCCGGATCGGTATCGGGTCCGCCGCAACAGCAGCCGCCCACCAGCAGTGCAGGAGCGGCGGGAGccgcaggagcaggagcaccCGCTGGCAGCCAGTTGGTACCGGcccaccagcaacagcaacagcaccaGCACTTGGAGCACTATCCCGGGCCACCCAGCTACTACGCCGGCTACAGTCCCGGCGGAGGAGCGTCCGCCGGTCAGTGCTACACGCGCGGCCTGCAAGGACCGTATATGG AGTATCCACCGCAGTGTCCCTGCCCAATGCCTCAATCGTGTCCAAAAAACGTCCATACTGGGCCTCATATTGGTAGCAACATCATCAGCAACATCGACCAGAGCAGCAGCAAGaacggcagcagcagctgcagcagcaatATGTTGCTGAGTGCCACGAGCAACAGCAatatcagcagcagcagcggcagcagcagcaccttGCCTGCCTGCAGCAACGCTACGACAACAACTACAGCGTCAGCGTTGACTACCAGTAGAGGCCCAGTGAAAAATGTCACACCCATCAACAGCAACAGTTGCGGCGACACCAGCAACAGTTGCAGCaccaacaccagcagcagcaacatcagcagcagcaacagcagcagccagaCAAGTGAGACGACCTCACGGGCAACAGCAGCAACGAACACGAACACGACGGCAACCACCGCCACAACGGGCACCCAGTGCCAGATGCTCGTGAAGACGGAGCTCAAGGGCGAGAATCCTCAGGTGACCAAGATGCAGTACGAGGCACATGTGATGCCGCCGCCCACTCCGCCGGAGAGCTACTGCGCCAGTGACGAGAAACTACTCGACGATCAGGAGCAGGAGGCGGAGCTGGAGCTCCGACTGCGTCTGGGTCTGCGGATGGAGAAGGGTCACGTTGGGCAGCACCAGCACATCGAGGCGTACGATCTCACCTGCACCACCCCGCCCCCAGTCACCGCACCCCAGGCGGCAGCAGCAGTGCCACGCAAGGCGAGGATCGGCAAGAGCATGGCCAGGGAGATGGTCTATGCGgcccaacagcagcagcttcCAGAGAAGCAGCTGCCGGAGAAGCAGCTTTCGGAGAAGCAGTTGAAGCATTCAAAAGAAGCTTCGACCAAAATGGAAACGGAACCAGAGATGCCTTTCGTACTTAAAGCGGAAATCAAAGCAGAAACCAAAATCAAAATCGAGCACGACGGTGAGGCACAGGCCAGCACACATATCAGCGAATTGCCGGATCTGAAGCCCACCATCAAAACGGAACCCGAACCGGAACTGGAGCAGGATCAGGAGCCGAAAGCGGCACCAGTGCCTGCTGTGGCCAAAacggaaccagagccagagAAACAGGAGGAACAGGTGGAAGAGCCGGCCAGCGAGGAGCTGAAGCCCACGCCCGGCGGCAGCAAGCAGCGCATCAACCTGCTGGCCTCCTCCAGTGGCAACAAGAAGACCAAGACGAATCACAGCTACAAGAGTCTGATCAAGCAGGCGGAACCCAAGAACTACCTGTGCCCCGGTCGCAGGTTTATCCGTCGGCACGGACGTGCTCCGGCCAAGTATGCCAAGCGGCGTCAGATGATTCTGACGCAGCGACAGCAGCTGCGGATGCGTCAGCAGCGCCgcgagcagcagcagcagcgacgccagcaacgcgaggcggcagcagcagcggcggcgtCCTCCTCTTTGGGAGCCACTCCCATGGAGGCGGGAGTAGATGGACTCGGCGCCAAGGAGCAAGCACCCATGATGGCTCAGGGCAACAGCTCGGCCACGCCCAGCGCTTCGCCAAAGAGGGCGCGTCCGCGAAAACAGGAGATTGCCGCTCTGCATCTGCTCGAAGGCTTGGATACGGCCCTGAGTCGTGGTTACTTTAGTGACCCGGAACTGAATCACAGCTGTCGCAAGCAGGCACCGACGGCAGTGGGTGGACTCTACACCGCCTCCTCGCCGCTGACCCCAGCGACGGAGCACAGGGGCAAACAGCCCGCAGCCGAGAAGCGCTCCAAGTCGGAGACCAAAAAGCCAGCGGCGGAAGCTATTTCCGAAGCAACCTTGCCGTGTAAAAAGCCACGCAAACAGCCTGCCACCAAAGCAAAGGGGAAGAGCAAGAAATCATCGGCGGCAGCAGCGGCGACAGTTGCATCCTCGGCAGAAACACAGGCAGCGGCAGCGACGACAGCAGCCACTGCATCTTCTGCCCAGGAGACCAACAACAACGAATATCAGACGACAGATCTACAGGCCCAGAAGTTCCTTGAGCCACCGACTGCCACTGATGCAACGGCAACAGCCACGTCAACctcccagcagcagcagcaacattcCGATGAGCAACACCAGTTCCTGGTGCCCAATCAACCAGCGGTGGGAACCACTGGCGTTGCGCCAACAGCTATACCTCCGCCCAACCGTCAGGGTCAGACGACGCACACGAAGCGGGCCAGATCGCGCTGCAAGTTCGGAAATCGCAAGCGCCAAAAACAGCGACCCGGAGGTGTCAGTTACGAGCTAGATGTGACCCAGCCGCCGGCAACCAAGGCCAATGTGGTGCCCAAGTGGAACAATGGATGGATGTGGGCGGGCAAGGCCTTCCAGGGCGCCGTCTTTCTCAAT AGCGATGATCCTCTAGTGCTGCGCACCTGCTACCCGGCCATGCGGCATGTGGAGGGTGACATCATTCGTATCCGAGACTGTGTGCTACTCAAGGCCAACGAGGACAACGAACTGCCTTACGTTGCCAAGGTGGCGCATCTCTGGCAGAACCCTGAAGATG GCGAGATGATGATGTCGCTGCTATGGTATTACCGGCCGGAGCACACTGATCAGGGCCGGCAGCGCAACGATTGTCCCGACGAGGTGTACGCCTCCCGGCACCGTGATCACAACTCGGTGGCCTGCGTTGAGGACAAGTGCTACGTGCTCACCTTCAGCGAGTACTGCAG GTATCGTCGCCGCCTGCGTGCCGCCGAGGAGGATGTGGAAGACGTGAGCATTGTGCCACGTCGGCCAAGCAGTGCCACCGCCCCCGGATTTCTAGTGCGCACGGTACCGGAACATACCAATCCGGAGCTGGTGATGTTCTGCCGCCGAGCCTACGAGTTCCGGACGCGACGCCTGCTCAAGCTGCCCCAGAAGAACGGGCTCGTATGCAGCTCCAGCTAG